The following DNA comes from Thiovulum sp. ES.
GTCTTAACGAAATGGATAATTTCTATCGATATTCACATGAAGCTAGTGATACGATTTTACTTTTCCTTGTTCCTGAGAAATTTGTAAAACCAATTCTTGACTCAATTATTCATAGACTTCACATTACAACAACAGGCGACGGAATTGCATTCACTTTCCCACTTTCACAAATGAAAGGAATCAGTCTTCGACAACAACATATTTTTGAAGAAGAAGTTTCCGCAGATAGCACACCTTCACATCCTGCAAAACCTGTTGAGGCAGAAAAAGAGGAGGTTGAAATTAAACCCGCTGAAAATGTAACAAAAGCAACAACTCAACAAAAAAGTCAAACGAGAAATCAGAGACGAAATCGAAAAAGAAAAAGATAGAAATCTTTGAAAAAATTCCACCTTTTTGGTGGAAGCCTCTCCTCTGAAAATTCACATAAATCTACTTCATTAATTTTGATAACCTTTTAAGCGATATTTTAAAAGAACTATAATTTGGAGAATATAATGGCAGATAGTGTAATTAGCAGTGCTTTTAACTCACTTGGAACAACTGGAGAAAATGTAGGAACAGACCAGAGTATTTTAGATAAAGATGACTTTTTAAAACTTCTTCTTGTTGAATTACAGAATCAAGACCCAACAAGTCCGCAAGATACAGACAAGATTTTACAACAAACTTCTGAACTAGCAACACTTGAGGCTTCTACAAATACAAATCAAGCACTTGAAAATCTTTCAACTTCACTTTCAACTTCAGCACAATATGCAACAATAACTTCAATTGGAAAAATGGTTAGCACGGGTGAAACTTCTGTTCCACTCGAAGGCGGAAATCCTGTGAATTTCGATCTATATTTACCTGAAGATATTGATTCTGGTGAAATCACATTTATTAGTGACCAAGGAATTCGAGTTGATGCAATGCAAATTGAAGCACTCTCAAAAGGTACAAATTACTTTACTTGGGAAGGAAAAGATAGTTCTGGAGAAGCTTTTGAAGATGGATACTACACAGTCGAAGCTTCATACATGACACCAGAGGGAACTTCAGGAACAGCAGTTTTCGGAACTTACCCAATTCAAGCAGTTCGATTTGAGAGTGGAGAAGCAGAATTTAAAATTGGTAGCAGATATATTCCAATGAGTTCAGCAGTCGAGATTTATAACGGAGAGAGTTAATGAATGATACTTTTTATACGAGTTTAATTGGTGCAAAGACATTTTCAAAAGCGATTGATATTGTTGGACACAATATTTCAAACTCAAACCTTGCAGGATACCGAGCAAAAAGTGTGGAGTTTTCAAACATTTTTACTCAAAACCTAAATGCTAGTGGTGGCGGAGCGGTCTCTTCACAAAAAGAGTATGGTTCTCAAATTCAGACTTCAGTAATGAGTCAAAGACAAGGTGCTTTGACAACTACCGATTCAACTTTTGATTTAGCGATTGAGGGAAATGGTTGGTTTGGTTTGCAAACTGCGGATGGAACTGTTGCTTATACAAGAAATGGTGGATTTAATATTGACAAAGAGCGGTATCTTGTAGATTACAGCGGTCAATATGTTACGGGAACAATGGCAAATAATATTGTTTTTAATGCTGATGCGACAAATAATAGATTGACAAATGTTGTTTCTGAATTAGATTTAGGAGTTCCAACAAATCAGACAAAACTCCGACTACCAAACATGCTAACTTATCCCAAAAAAGTTACTGACGAAGTTACGATTACTGGAAATTTAGGAACAGCGGATGAAGAGCGAAAATTTTCATCAACTCTAGTTTCAAGTGCCGATGAGGTCAATACTGTTAGTGTTACAATGGTAAAAAGTGCGACACAACCAACTGTTGGTTCTTCATGGGATGCTGTTGCGACTGTAACAAATGCAGATGGAACTGTTACTTTTGATAAAAAAAGCGGAACTCTTGTTTTTGACGGAAACGGAAGAATCAAATCTTCAACAATGCCTTCAGTAAGTAATGACGGAAATCGGGTTTCACTAAATTTTGGAAAAGGCAGTGCTGGACTACAAGCAAATGATAGTGCAGATGTTGCTTTTACAATTGCAAAAAATGGAAATCCAGAAGGTGAATTAAGTACTTATGGAGTTATGCAAAATGGTGATATTGTTGCACTTTTTGATAATGGATTTAAAACTGTTGTTGCAAAAGTTGCTATTTATCATTTCCACAATGAGCAAGGTTTGCAAGATGTTGGTGCTAGTTTTTATCGAGACACGACTGCAAGTGGAGAACCTATTTTTTATCGAGATGATGCGGGAGAACTTATCACAACTGAGGGACTTGTTCTTGAACACTCACTTGAAGAGAGTAATATCGATAATGCGACTGCACTTAGTAGTTTGATGATTTTGCAAAAAGCCTTTGATGCATCTTCTCGGGCATTAAAAGCGGGTGATGACATGATAAAACAAGCCCTCTCAATGGATGCATAATGAAATTTCTGTTTCCATTTTTTTTCTCACTTTTTTTTATTTCATGCGAATATGAAGATGGTGAGAATTCTGATGACTGGGATACTGTTAGTACAAAAAAGGAGTATGTTCTTTTTTCAACAACAGATTCAACTGAACTTGTAAATCGTGAAACTGCGATAATTGAAAAGAGTTGGAAAAGTGAAAACCCTGTAATTGTTTCAGCATTTACAACAAGATCCGCATTTGCTTATTACAGTAATTATGATCCGATGTTGTATCGTGGAGTCCGAACAGAAAAGACGAATTTTGAGCAAAATGGAAACTTTGACAAAATAGAACTCTATGATTTGGAAGGAAACTTACGGTGGGAATATCAAATTTCGCCATCAAACTACTCGTTTCACGGAAATATTTATCCACTTGACAATGGTGATATTTTAATTCAAGGTTGGGAGCGAGTCTCAAACGAAGAGCTTTACCAACTTGGTAGATTACATGCAGGTTTGCCAGAGGGTGGATATACGATTTTAGAACGAATTGTTGAGTTGCGACCAAATATAACTAATGGTTCTACAAAAGTTATTTGGGAGTGGAATTTGAAAAATGAACTAATCCAAGACAAATATTTATCAGATAGCAATTATGTTGCAAATCCACTCCTTTCAAACTCTCTTGACATAAATCACCATGCAGTTGAAAGTGGTGTTGATTGGGCAGGAACAGAAGCAATGGCATTTAATGAAGATCGAGATCATA
Coding sequences within:
- a CDS encoding Flagellar hook capping protein FlgD (PFAM: Flagellar hook capping protein), encoding MADSVISSAFNSLGTTGENVGTDQSILDKDDFLKLLLVELQNQDPTSPQDTDKILQQTSELATLEASTNTNQALENLSTSLSTSAQYATITSIGKMVSTGETSVPLEGGNPVNFDLYLPEDIDSGEITFISDQGIRVDAMQIEALSKGTNYFTWEGKDSSGEAFEDGYYTVEASYMTPEGTSGTAVFGTYPIQAVRFESGEAEFKIGSRYIPMSSAVEIYNGES
- a CDS encoding Flagellar hook-basal body protein FlgE (PFAM: Domain of unknown function (DUF1078)~TIGRFAM: fagellar hook-basal body proteins), encoding MNDTFYTSLIGAKTFSKAIDIVGHNISNSNLAGYRAKSVEFSNIFTQNLNASGGGAVSSQKEYGSQIQTSVMSQRQGALTTTDSTFDLAIEGNGWFGLQTADGTVAYTRNGGFNIDKERYLVDYSGQYVTGTMANNIVFNADATNNRLTNVVSELDLGVPTNQTKLRLPNMLTYPKKVTDEVTITGNLGTADEERKFSSTLVSSADEVNTVSVTMVKSATQPTVGSSWDAVATVTNADGTVTFDKKSGTLVFDGNGRIKSSTMPSVSNDGNRVSLNFGKGSAGLQANDSADVAFTIAKNGNPEGELSTYGVMQNGDIVALFDNGFKTVVAKVAIYHFHNEQGLQDVGASFYRDTTASGEPIFYRDDAGELITTEGLVLEHSLEESNIDNATALSSLMILQKAFDASSRALKAGDDMIKQALSMDA